The following proteins come from a genomic window of Pseudochaenichthys georgianus chromosome 19, fPseGeo1.2, whole genome shotgun sequence:
- the LOC117464347 gene encoding PH and SEC7 domain-containing protein 1-like isoform X3, whose amino-acid sequence MIGVNSLHSAGRLRSRSLCTVRYGRDFRMMDPFRYPRTPRSRSLKPMVFPDLLGKAQDGQNHPQARKRRKALYNSIKNQKLQWTLDEEELRKSFSELGDSLCDSTASRSLKAEGSSGKPPTEEAHPSGSLLYKNGFLVRKVHADSDGKRTPRGKRGWKTFYIILKGLILYLQKGEYRPDKQLSEEDLKNAVSIHHSLAMKASDYSKRPNVFYLRTADWRVYLFQAPNAEQMQSWITRINTVATMFSAPPFPAAIGSQKKFSRPLLPGTMSKLSEEEQVRSHENRFRALSTELTELRSYPPDRKVKGRELEEYRQRDEYLEFEKTRYGTYVMLLRAKIRSGEEDLSLFESQLLEDNTLQRAHSSPTLQDSSQASQASKASSGRDGGNSSRASGCSGKLRQDGQRHSYRQAVKK is encoded by the exons ATGATCGGTGTTAACAGCCTGCACTCTGCAGGGCGCCTACGCTCACGCTCTCTTTGCACCGTACGCTACGGAAGGGACTTCCGGATGATGGACCCTTTTCGCTACCCCAGAACCCCTCGCTCACGTTCACTCAAACCCATGGTGTTTCCTGACCTGCTGGGGAAAGCTCAAGATGGACAGAATCACCCGCAGGCCAGAAAGAGGAGAAAG GCTCTCTACAACTCAATCAAGAATCAGAAGCTGCAATGGACACT CGACGAGGAAGAGCTGCGGAAGTCGTTCTCGGAGCTCGGGGACAGCCTGTGTGACTCCACCGCCTCCAGATCTCTGAAGGCGGAGGGCAGCAGTGGGAAGCCCCCGACAGAGGAGGCGCATCCGTCCGGGTCGCTGCTCTACAAGAACGGCTTCCTCGTCCGCAAAGTGCATGCAGACTCTGACGGCAAGAGAA CACCAAGAGGGAAGAGAGGTTGGAAGACCTTCTATATCATCCTCAAAGGGCTTATTCTCTATCTGCAAAAA GGGGAGTACAGGCCTGACAAGCAGCTATCAGAGGAGGACCTGAAGAACGCCGTGTCCATCCACCACTCTCTGGCCATGAAGGCTTCAGACTACAGCAAGAGGCCCAACGTCTTCTACCTGCGCACCGCCGACTGGAGGGTGTATCTCTTCCAGGCCCC GAACGCGGAGCAGATGCAGTCTTGGATCACAAGGATCAACACAGTGGCCACCATGTTCTCAGCTCCTCCTTTCCCAGCAGCCATCGGCTCCCAGAAGAAGTTCAGCCGGCCGCTGCTGCCTGGGACCATGTCAAAGCTGTCGGAG GAGGAGCAGGTCAGATCCCATGAAAACCGCTTCAGAGCCCTGTCCACTGAGCTGACTGAGCTGCGCTCCTACCCCCCCGACCGCAAGGTCAAAGGGCGCGAGCTGGAAGAGTACCGACAGCGGGATGAGTACCTAGAGTTTGAG AAAACCCGGTACGGGACGTACGTCATGCTGCTGCGAGCTAAGATCCGGAGCGGCGAGGAGGACctgtctctgttcgagtcccagCTGCTGGAGGACAACACCCTGCAGAGGGCCCACTCCAGCCCCACGCTGCAGGACAGCAGCCAGGCCAGCCAGGCGAGCAAGGCCAGCAGCGGCCGGGACGGGGGCAACAGCAGCAGGGCCAGCGGCTGCAGCGGCAAGCTGCGGCAGGACGGCCAGAGACACAGCTACCGGCAGGCCGTCAAGAAGTGA
- the LOC117464347 gene encoding PH and SEC7 domain-containing protein 1-like isoform X4, translated as MSCTQFISNLEGLNDGQDFHKDLLKALYNSIKNQKLQWTLDEEELRKSFSELGDSLCDSTASRSLKAEGSSGKPPTEEAHPSGSLLYKNGFLVRKVHADSDGKRTPRGKRGWKTFYIILKGLILYLQKGEYRPDKQLSEEDLKNAVSIHHSLAMKASDYSKRPNVFYLRTADWRVYLFQAPNAEQMQSWITRINTVATMFSAPPFPAAIGSQKKFSRPLLPGTMSKLSEEEQVRSHENRFRALSTELTELRSYPPDRKVKGRELEEYRQRDEYLEFEKTRYGTYVMLLRAKIRSGEEDLSLFESQLLEDNTLQRAHSSPTLQDSSQASQASKASSGRDGGNSSRASGCSGKLRQDGQRHSYRQAVKK; from the exons GCTCTCTACAACTCAATCAAGAATCAGAAGCTGCAATGGACACT CGACGAGGAAGAGCTGCGGAAGTCGTTCTCGGAGCTCGGGGACAGCCTGTGTGACTCCACCGCCTCCAGATCTCTGAAGGCGGAGGGCAGCAGTGGGAAGCCCCCGACAGAGGAGGCGCATCCGTCCGGGTCGCTGCTCTACAAGAACGGCTTCCTCGTCCGCAAAGTGCATGCAGACTCTGACGGCAAGAGAA CACCAAGAGGGAAGAGAGGTTGGAAGACCTTCTATATCATCCTCAAAGGGCTTATTCTCTATCTGCAAAAA GGGGAGTACAGGCCTGACAAGCAGCTATCAGAGGAGGACCTGAAGAACGCCGTGTCCATCCACCACTCTCTGGCCATGAAGGCTTCAGACTACAGCAAGAGGCCCAACGTCTTCTACCTGCGCACCGCCGACTGGAGGGTGTATCTCTTCCAGGCCCC GAACGCGGAGCAGATGCAGTCTTGGATCACAAGGATCAACACAGTGGCCACCATGTTCTCAGCTCCTCCTTTCCCAGCAGCCATCGGCTCCCAGAAGAAGTTCAGCCGGCCGCTGCTGCCTGGGACCATGTCAAAGCTGTCGGAG GAGGAGCAGGTCAGATCCCATGAAAACCGCTTCAGAGCCCTGTCCACTGAGCTGACTGAGCTGCGCTCCTACCCCCCCGACCGCAAGGTCAAAGGGCGCGAGCTGGAAGAGTACCGACAGCGGGATGAGTACCTAGAGTTTGAG AAAACCCGGTACGGGACGTACGTCATGCTGCTGCGAGCTAAGATCCGGAGCGGCGAGGAGGACctgtctctgttcgagtcccagCTGCTGGAGGACAACACCCTGCAGAGGGCCCACTCCAGCCCCACGCTGCAGGACAGCAGCCAGGCCAGCCAGGCGAGCAAGGCCAGCAGCGGCCGGGACGGGGGCAACAGCAGCAGGGCCAGCGGCTGCAGCGGCAAGCTGCGGCAGGACGGCCAGAGACACAGCTACCGGCAGGCCGTCAAGAAGTGA